The following proteins come from a genomic window of Azoarcus sp. PA01:
- a CDS encoding DUF2189 domain-containing protein: protein MDKPHGALDPRFQLPQIRQVNSARPFAWLRRGWADMRDNLPASLSYGLLFAAAGSFILGYATGLPHLFTAAISGFFLVGPVAAAGLYEISRRHDCGEPASFIDSLRGLSTHADHLLYFGAFLVFVLLGWERLSALLFASFYPEDASGLGSFFLEVFLTGASASFVVWYLVIGGAIAAVVFALSAVSVPMLMDRDTDVVTAMVASARAVGANFGTMAVWALIIVVLIAVGFATMAGMIVLLPLLGHASWHAYKDLVE from the coding sequence ATGGACAAGCCACACGGTGCGCTCGATCCGCGTTTCCAGCTCCCTCAGATACGGCAGGTCAACAGTGCGCGACCTTTCGCGTGGCTGCGCAGGGGCTGGGCCGACATGCGCGACAATCTGCCGGCAAGCCTGAGCTACGGGCTGCTGTTCGCGGCTGCCGGTTCGTTCATCCTCGGCTATGCGACCGGCCTGCCGCATCTGTTCACGGCAGCGATTTCCGGCTTCTTCCTCGTCGGCCCGGTCGCTGCGGCCGGCTTGTACGAGATTTCGCGGCGTCACGACTGCGGCGAACCGGCCAGCTTCATCGATTCGCTGCGCGGGTTGAGCACGCATGCCGATCACCTGCTGTATTTCGGTGCCTTCCTCGTTTTTGTGCTGCTCGGCTGGGAACGGCTGTCGGCGCTGCTGTTCGCGTCGTTCTACCCCGAAGACGCGAGCGGTCTGGGCAGCTTTTTCCTGGAAGTGTTCCTGACGGGCGCGTCGGCCTCGTTCGTCGTGTGGTACCTCGTCATCGGCGGCGCAATCGCAGCCGTGGTCTTCGCGCTGTCGGCGGTGTCCGTGCCGATGCTGATGGACCGCGACACCGATGTCGTCACGGCAATGGTCGCGAGTGCGCGCGCGGTCGGCGCGAACTTCGGCACGATGGCAGTGTGGGCGCTGATCATCGTCGTGCTGATCGCCGTCGGTTTCGCGACGATGGCCGGCATGATCGTGCTGCTGCCGTTGCTCGGCCACGCCAGCTGGCATGCCTACAAGGATCTCGTCGAGTAA